A stretch of Haloprofundus halophilus DNA encodes these proteins:
- the ubaA gene encoding SAMP-activating enzyme E1 translates to MSDLSLDATQLDRYSRHIIMDEVGPEGQKKLLDGRALVVGAGGLGAPVIQYLAAAGVGHLGVADDDVVERSNLQRQVIHADADVGVPKVESAANFVERLNPDVTVERHHLRVGPDNVEGLVADYDVVVDASDNFRTRYLVNDACRLAGIPVAHGAIYKFEGQATTLVPGGPCYRCLFPEAPEPGTVPDCATTGVLGVLPGTLGCIQATEAVKLLIDAGEPLAGRLLFYDAMEMSFETVPYRQNPDCPVCGDDPIASVDEVEYTGGCAVQAD, encoded by the coding sequence ATGAGCGACCTCTCTCTGGACGCGACGCAGTTGGACCGCTACTCGCGGCACATCATCATGGACGAGGTGGGTCCCGAGGGGCAGAAGAAACTGCTCGACGGGCGCGCGCTCGTCGTCGGCGCGGGCGGCCTCGGCGCGCCGGTCATCCAGTATCTCGCCGCCGCGGGCGTCGGCCACCTCGGCGTCGCCGACGACGACGTGGTCGAGCGGTCGAACCTCCAGCGGCAGGTCATCCACGCCGACGCCGACGTGGGCGTGCCGAAAGTCGAGAGCGCCGCGAACTTCGTCGAGCGCCTCAACCCCGATGTGACCGTCGAACGGCACCACCTGCGCGTCGGCCCCGACAACGTCGAGGGGCTCGTCGCCGACTACGACGTGGTGGTCGACGCCTCCGACAACTTCCGGACGCGGTATCTCGTCAACGACGCCTGCCGCCTCGCCGGGATTCCGGTCGCCCACGGCGCCATCTACAAGTTCGAGGGACAGGCGACGACGCTCGTCCCCGGCGGCCCCTGCTACCGCTGTCTGTTCCCCGAAGCGCCCGAACCCGGCACCGTCCCCGACTGCGCGACGACGGGCGTCCTCGGCGTGCTCCCTGGAACGCTCGGCTGCATCCAGGCGACCGAGGCCGTCAAACTCCTCATCGACGCGGGCGAACCGCTCGCGGGGAGACTGCTGTTCTACGACGCGATGGAGATGAGCTTCGAGACGGTTCCCTACCGTCAGAACCCCGACTGTCCGGTCTGCGGCGACGACCCCATCGCCTCCGTCGACGAGGTGGAGTACACCGGCGGCTGTGCGGTGCAGGCGGACTGA
- a CDS encoding DUF6789 family protein, whose translation MNRPLSAVAGGVTGIAVMTLLLLFLEVETRSNLAIFEAVARFAGMPGNVTLGFLLFLLAGVFAWPLAFMALEQYIPGGPDPATRGMVLAVALWVVFVLTGRGDLSGGLLAIYVIFTLLAHLCYGFLLGAVYGRLTSESPVEADRYDPTDVSQ comes from the coding sequence ATGAACCGTCCACTCAGCGCCGTCGCCGGTGGTGTCACCGGAATCGCCGTGATGACGTTGTTACTGCTGTTTCTGGAGGTAGAGACACGTTCGAATCTCGCCATCTTCGAGGCCGTCGCTCGCTTCGCCGGCATGCCCGGAAACGTCACCCTGGGCTTTCTGCTGTTCCTCCTCGCGGGCGTCTTCGCCTGGCCGCTGGCGTTCATGGCGCTGGAGCAGTACATCCCCGGCGGTCCGGACCCGGCGACGCGCGGGATGGTGCTCGCCGTCGCGCTGTGGGTCGTGTTCGTCCTCACCGGGCGCGGCGACCTCTCGGGCGGCCTGCTCGCCATCTACGTCATCTTCACGCTCTTGGCGCACCTCTGCTACGGTTTCCTGCTCGGGGCGGTGTACGGCCGCCTGACGAGCGAAAGCCCCGTGGAAGCCGACCGGTACGACCCGACCGACGTTTCGCAGTGA
- a CDS encoding MBL fold metallo-hydrolase — MPTEPLSGVYDITVMEGTDRRLRAYLFDGETPTLVDTGLEATTDRLFSGLDDLGVEPERVVVTHGDGDHVGGLPAVVDRFDPEVFVPEQTDLSGVDGVEERNVTRYGDQDEVGPFEAVHVPGHEPDNHALVDVDRGVVVAGDAVSGADQRGLPEGYLILPPAVFSDDLNEAEENLERLLAFEFDAVLVFHGSSVLEGGKEKLDRFVNFPGKPS; from the coding sequence ATGCCGACCGAACCGCTCTCGGGCGTGTACGACATCACCGTGATGGAGGGAACCGACCGCCGACTGCGCGCGTATCTCTTCGACGGCGAGACGCCGACGCTCGTCGACACCGGTCTGGAGGCGACGACCGACCGCCTGTTTTCGGGCCTCGACGACCTCGGCGTCGAACCCGAGCGCGTGGTCGTCACCCACGGCGACGGCGACCACGTCGGCGGCCTCCCGGCCGTCGTCGACCGGTTCGACCCCGAGGTGTTCGTCCCCGAGCAGACCGACCTCTCGGGAGTCGACGGCGTCGAAGAGAGGAACGTGACCCGTTACGGCGACCAGGACGAGGTCGGGCCGTTCGAGGCGGTCCACGTGCCGGGTCACGAACCGGACAACCACGCGCTCGTCGACGTCGACCGCGGCGTCGTCGTCGCCGGCGACGCCGTCTCGGGCGCGGACCAGCGCGGCCTCCCCGAGGGGTACCTGATTCTGCCGCCCGCAGTGTTCTCCGACGACCTCAACGAGGCCGAGGAGAACCTCGAACGCCTGCTGGCGTTCGAGTTCGACGCCGTGCTCGTCTTCCACGGGTCGTCGGTGCTGGAGGGTGGCAAGGAGAAACTGGACCGGTTCGTGAACTTCCCCGGTAAGCCGTCGTAG
- a CDS encoding DsbA family oxidoreductase, whose amino-acid sequence MNDSADAETVTIYSDYVCPFCYLGRRSFDRYQESRAEELEIDWHPFDLRSQKRGPDGEIDHGVDDGKDDEYFEQAKQNVRRLKERYDADEMSLDIAREVDSLPAQVASYYVEQHYDHGTWLEFDEAIFAALWHDTRDIGDPDVLTDLAENVGIAPDEIRSALDDDALREELRGKFTEARQQGVTGVPTFAYDGYGARGAVPPEQLKRLVEGA is encoded by the coding sequence ATGAACGACAGCGCCGACGCCGAGACGGTGACCATCTACTCCGACTACGTCTGCCCGTTCTGCTACCTGGGCCGACGCTCCTTCGACCGATACCAGGAGAGCAGGGCGGAGGAGCTGGAAATCGACTGGCACCCGTTCGACCTCCGCAGTCAGAAACGCGGTCCCGACGGCGAGATAGACCACGGCGTCGACGACGGGAAGGACGACGAGTACTTCGAACAGGCAAAACAGAACGTCCGGCGACTCAAGGAGCGATACGACGCCGACGAGATGTCGCTCGACATCGCTCGGGAGGTCGACTCGTTACCCGCGCAAGTCGCCTCTTACTACGTCGAGCAGCACTACGACCACGGGACGTGGCTCGAGTTCGACGAGGCCATCTTCGCGGCGCTGTGGCACGACACGCGCGACATCGGCGACCCGGACGTACTCACCGACCTCGCCGAAAACGTCGGAATCGCCCCCGACGAGATTCGGTCGGCGCTCGACGACGACGCGCTCCGCGAGGAACTCCGCGGAAAGTTCACCGAAGCCCGGCAGCAGGGCGTCACCGGCGTGCCGACGTTCGCCTACGACGGCTACGGTGCCCGCGGCGCGGTGCCACCCGAACAACTGAAGCGACTCGTCGAAGGCGCCTGA
- a CDS encoding calcium/sodium antiporter, with translation MNATVLTSLVLFVVAVAVLWVGAEQFVEAAIRLARRFGVSATVVGLTVVAVGTSLPEIAVTVEASLAGRSVLAVGNVVGSNIYNIAVVLGLVSLVRLIRVSQRVLHRDVLAVSGATALLLLVLLDGAVSRLEGLGLLAAYVAYVVILVRYADSTGSERLDADPPKRFDALRLVGGLVLVVVAGQVLVDAAVTLAQFAGVSDYVIGATVVAVGTSTPELAVSVVALTRGRSGVSVGNVLGSNLLNVLVVLGLAATIQPLASSAAAFDGALWLAGLTALLAIALWTGRRLTRPEGGLLVGSEAVRWLLGFG, from the coding sequence GTGAACGCGACTGTCCTCACGTCGCTCGTCCTGTTCGTCGTCGCCGTCGCCGTGCTCTGGGTCGGTGCCGAGCAGTTCGTCGAGGCGGCCATCCGACTCGCGCGCCGCTTCGGCGTCTCTGCGACCGTCGTCGGTCTGACCGTCGTCGCCGTCGGCACCTCGCTGCCCGAGATCGCCGTCACCGTCGAGGCGTCGCTCGCCGGGCGGTCGGTGCTCGCCGTCGGCAACGTCGTCGGCAGCAACATCTACAACATCGCCGTCGTGCTCGGTCTCGTCTCGCTGGTCCGGCTGATTCGCGTCTCGCAGCGGGTGCTCCACCGCGACGTGCTGGCGGTCTCGGGTGCGACCGCCCTGCTGCTGCTCGTTCTCCTCGACGGTGCCGTCTCCCGCCTCGAGGGTCTGGGCCTGCTCGCGGCGTACGTCGCCTACGTCGTGATACTGGTGCGCTACGCCGACAGCACGGGGTCCGAACGCCTCGACGCGGACCCGCCGAAACGCTTCGACGCGCTCCGTCTCGTCGGGGGTCTCGTCCTCGTCGTCGTCGCCGGACAGGTGCTCGTCGACGCGGCGGTCACGCTCGCGCAGTTCGCGGGCGTCTCCGACTACGTCATCGGCGCGACGGTGGTCGCCGTCGGTACGTCGACGCCGGAACTCGCCGTCTCGGTCGTCGCGCTCACCCGCGGTCGAAGCGGCGTCTCCGTCGGCAACGTCCTCGGGAGCAACCTCCTGAACGTCCTCGTCGTCCTCGGTCTCGCGGCGACGATTCAACCGCTCGCGTCCAGCGCCGCCGCGTTCGACGGGGCGCTGTGGCTCGCGGGGCTGACGGCGCTGTTGGCGATTGCGCTCTGGACGGGACGACGACTCACTCGTCCGGAAGGCGGCTTGCTCGTTGGGTCGGAGGCGGTCCGCTGGCTGCTCGGGTTCGGGTGA
- a CDS encoding calcium/sodium antiporter, producing MTSIAVDVAVIAVSIAVLWIGARMFVDSAVHAARRFGLSELTIGLTVVAVGTSSPEIAVSLEAALESSPDIAVGNVIGSNIFNVAVILGIVALVRWVPVSRGLVRRDGLAVLASAALALAVLFDGIVTRLEGLVLLALFGGYLFALFRLTPDGPGVDGSEAAGATAGSDFGAREALELVGGLALVVVAGQFLIDSATALARVVGVSEWVIGATVVAAGTSTPEFAVSVVALTRGSSGVSVGNVLGSNIFNVLFVLGLAATVAPLSVGPAAFDGALWSFGLSTLLVAALWSGHRLSRLEGGLFVGSEVVRWLRSIL from the coding sequence GTGACGAGTATCGCCGTCGACGTCGCCGTCATCGCCGTCAGTATCGCCGTCCTCTGGATAGGAGCACGCATGTTCGTCGATTCGGCCGTCCACGCGGCCCGGCGGTTCGGCCTGTCGGAACTCACCATCGGCCTCACCGTCGTCGCCGTCGGGACGTCCTCGCCCGAAATCGCCGTCTCGTTGGAGGCCGCGCTCGAGTCGAGTCCCGACATCGCCGTCGGCAACGTCATCGGCAGCAACATCTTCAACGTCGCCGTCATCCTCGGTATCGTCGCGTTGGTCCGCTGGGTCCCCGTCTCGCGCGGACTGGTTCGCCGCGACGGCCTCGCGGTGCTGGCCTCGGCGGCCCTCGCCCTCGCCGTGCTCTTCGACGGCATCGTCACCCGACTCGAAGGTCTCGTCCTGCTCGCGCTGTTCGGCGGGTACCTCTTCGCGCTGTTCCGCCTTACTCCCGACGGGCCCGGGGTCGACGGCAGCGAGGCCGCGGGGGCCACGGCCGGCAGCGACTTCGGTGCGCGCGAGGCGCTCGAACTCGTCGGCGGTCTCGCCCTCGTCGTCGTCGCCGGGCAGTTTCTCATCGATTCGGCGACGGCGCTCGCCCGCGTCGTCGGCGTCTCCGAGTGGGTCATCGGCGCGACCGTCGTCGCCGCCGGCACGTCGACGCCGGAGTTCGCCGTCTCGGTCGTCGCGCTGACGCGCGGGAGCAGCGGCGTCTCCGTCGGCAACGTCCTCGGGAGCAACATCTTCAACGTCCTCTTCGTGCTCGGTCTCGCGGCGACAGTCGCGCCGCTGTCGGTCGGGCCAGCCGCGTTCGACGGCGCGCTGTGGTCGTTCGGCCTGTCGACGCTGCTCGTCGCGGCGCTGTGGAGCGGTCACCGCCTCTCCCGGCTGGAGGGCGGGCTGTTCGTCGGGTCGGAGGTCGTACGCTGGCTGCGTTCGATTCTGTGA
- a CDS encoding PaaI family thioesterase, with protein MSLESLLNGLPFVEHLGIEIEAIEEGYARGRVELTPELSSVPGRKIAHGGVAYSLADTVGGASVMSLHYAPTPTIDMRIDYLAPGQNDLVAEAEVVRDGNSVAVAEIEIRDVEGTHVADARGVFKTGGGEGETAWGPGSPESTNGGTE; from the coding sequence ATGAGTCTGGAGTCGCTTCTGAACGGCCTCCCGTTCGTCGAGCATCTCGGCATCGAGATCGAGGCCATAGAGGAGGGCTACGCCAGGGGTCGCGTCGAACTGACGCCCGAACTCTCGTCGGTCCCGGGTCGGAAAATCGCCCACGGCGGCGTCGCGTACTCGTTGGCCGACACCGTCGGCGGTGCGTCCGTGATGTCGCTGCACTACGCGCCGACGCCGACCATCGACATGCGAATCGACTATCTCGCACCCGGACAGAACGACCTCGTCGCCGAGGCCGAGGTCGTGAGAGACGGCAACAGCGTCGCCGTCGCCGAAATCGAGATACGCGACGTGGAGGGTACCCACGTCGCGGACGCGCGCGGGGTGTTCAAAACCGGCGGCGGCGAGGGTGAGACGGCGTGGGGGCCGGGGTCGCCGGAGTCGACGAACGGAGGAACCGAGTGA
- a CDS encoding cbb3-type cytochrome c oxidase subunit I codes for MDVISVLTEIPGLLVATWVLLGLAIYAGYRQNWQLRSVAADGGYLSGLGFESEKPTGLFRWLTTVDHKDIGVLYVVFATGAALWGATDAMMIRTELFTAGTDVWSAETYNALFTTHGLTMLFFFVTPAFTGLANYFIPILVGADDMSFPRINAIAFWLLPPAFFLVRGGLITEVMGKMLASVGVHWELLFSLRPPTIGWTLYAPRSIIVTNPQVDLVLLGLHLSGLATIMASINIIVTIFTERDEGVTWANLDIFSWTLLTTSGIVLFAFPVLGSALLMLIADRNFGTTFFAVDGGGPILWQHLFWFFGHPEVYILVLPAFGLVSLILPKFAGRKLFGFKFIVYSTLAIGVLSFGVWAHHMFSTGMDPRLRASFMAVSLAIAIPSAVKTFNWMATLWGGNVRWATPQIFCVGGIMTFIVGGVTGVFLASIPVDLVLHDTYYVVGHFHFIVMGVITFAAFAASYYWFPLLTGRMFNRRLGRIHGYLSIVGVFVAFMPMILIGYGGLPRRSASYPGVFEALQQVSTFGAVIIGIGALIWLTNLVQSYRLGPIVTDADVWNLRESGQFSREWQWFETQLEERTKFRR; via the coding sequence ATGGACGTGATTAGTGTGCTCACAGAGATACCTGGCCTGCTGGTCGCCACCTGGGTGCTGCTCGGGTTGGCGATATACGCCGGCTACAGACAGAACTGGCAGTTGCGAAGCGTCGCCGCCGACGGTGGCTACCTCTCGGGACTGGGTTTCGAGTCCGAGAAACCGACCGGTCTCTTCCGGTGGCTGACCACCGTCGACCACAAGGATATCGGCGTTCTCTACGTCGTCTTCGCCACCGGCGCCGCGCTGTGGGGCGCGACGGACGCGATGATGATCCGCACCGAGCTGTTCACCGCCGGGACCGACGTCTGGAGCGCCGAGACGTACAACGCGCTCTTTACGACCCACGGGCTGACGATGCTGTTTTTCTTCGTGACGCCCGCGTTCACGGGTCTCGCGAACTACTTCATCCCGATTCTCGTCGGCGCGGACGACATGTCGTTCCCGCGCATCAACGCTATCGCCTTCTGGCTACTGCCGCCGGCGTTCTTCCTGGTCCGCGGCGGACTCATCACGGAGGTCATGGGGAAGATGCTCGCGTCCGTCGGCGTCCACTGGGAACTGCTGTTCTCGCTGCGGCCGCCGACGATCGGGTGGACGCTGTACGCCCCGCGGTCGATCATCGTCACGAACCCGCAGGTCGACCTCGTACTTCTCGGGTTGCATCTGAGCGGCCTGGCGACCATCATGGCCTCTATCAACATCATCGTCACCATCTTCACCGAACGCGACGAGGGAGTCACGTGGGCAAACCTCGACATCTTCTCGTGGACGCTGCTGACGACGAGCGGCATCGTCCTGTTCGCGTTCCCCGTGCTCGGGAGCGCGCTCCTGATGCTCATCGCCGACCGTAACTTCGGGACGACGTTCTTCGCCGTCGACGGCGGCGGCCCCATCCTCTGGCAGCACCTCTTCTGGTTCTTCGGTCATCCCGAGGTGTACATCCTCGTCTTGCCGGCGTTCGGTCTCGTGAGTCTCATCCTCCCGAAGTTCGCCGGACGGAAGCTGTTCGGATTCAAGTTCATCGTCTACTCGACGCTCGCCATCGGCGTGCTCTCGTTCGGCGTCTGGGCGCACCACATGTTCTCGACCGGCATGGACCCGCGACTCCGCGCCTCGTTCATGGCCGTCTCGCTCGCCATCGCTATCCCCAGCGCCGTCAAGACGTTCAACTGGATGGCGACGCTGTGGGGCGGTAACGTCCGTTGGGCCACGCCGCAGATCTTCTGCGTCGGCGGTATCATGACGTTCATCGTCGGCGGGGTAACGGGCGTGTTCCTCGCGTCCATCCCCGTCGACTTGGTGCTGCACGACACGTACTACGTCGTCGGCCACTTCCACTTCATCGTGATGGGCGTCATCACCTTCGCCGCGTTCGCCGCCAGCTACTACTGGTTCCCGCTTCTCACGGGACGAATGTTCAACCGTCGACTCGGCCGCATCCACGGCTACCTCAGCATCGTCGGCGTGTTCGTCGCGTTCATGCCGATGATCCTCATCGGCTACGGCGGCCTCCCCCGCCGGTCGGCGTCGTACCCGGGCGTGTTCGAGGCGCTCCAACAGGTGTCGACGTTCGGTGCGGTTATCATCGGCATCGGGGCGCTCATCTGGCTCACCAACCTGGTGCAGTCGTACCGCCTCGGTCCCATCGTCACCGACGCCGACGTGTGGAACCTCCGCGAGAGCGGGCAGTTCTCCCGCGAGTGGCAGTGGTTCGAGACGCAACTCGAAGAGCGGACGAAGTTCCGCCGCTGA